In Nicotiana tabacum cultivar K326 chromosome 17, ASM71507v2, whole genome shotgun sequence, one DNA window encodes the following:
- the LOC142171874 gene encoding uncharacterized protein LOC142171874: MWVVEKYIGNHTCNIDRFNENHFNLNVDLISLVLIPHIESSLTYKVKECITSVAQVYRYTITKRKAFLERKRAFEIVYGNWDKSFAALPKYMASLQHFNPGTIVEWKHDRHPDFTQIIFRYVIWPFKPSIDGFVHFQSVISIDDTHVYGKYDIKMLIAVGIDANGQIFSLAFAICANKSQ, from the coding sequence ATGTGGGTGGTGGAAAAATACATTGGCAATCATACTTGTAATATAGACAGATTTAATgagaatcattttaacttgaacgTTGATTTGATTTCCCTTGtattgattccacacattgaatcgTCCTTAACGTACAAGGTGAAGGAGTGTATAACATCAGTCGCGCAGGTATATAGgtataccattaccaaaagaaaggcatttctcgagCGTAAACGTGCGTTTGAGATTGTTTATGgcaactgggataagtcatttgcagctcTACCGAAGTACATGGCTTctttgcaacactttaaccctggGACAATTGTTGAATGGAAGCACGATCGGCATCCTGACTTTACACAAATCATATTCAGATATGTGATCTGGCCATTTAAACCATCCATTGATGGTTTTGTTCATTTTCAGTCGGTTATCTCCATAGACGACACACATGTGTACGGAAAGTACGATATAAAGATGTTGATTGCCGTTGGAATAGATGCTAATGGCCAAATATTTTCCCTCgcctttgctatttgtgccaataaAAGTCAATAG